The following are from one region of the Rattus rattus isolate New Zealand chromosome 13, Rrattus_CSIRO_v1, whole genome shotgun sequence genome:
- the Fam25a gene encoding protein FAM25A, which translates to MLGGLGKLAAEGLAHRTEKATEGAVHAVEEVVSEVVGHAKEVGEKALTDALKKAQESGDRVVKEVTEKVTHTITDAVTHAAEGLGKLGQ; encoded by the exons ATGCTGGGAGGCTTGGGGAAGCTGGCAGCTGAGGGCCTGGCCCACCGCACTGAGAAAGCTACTGAGGGAGCAG TTCATGCAGTGGAGGAGGTGGTGAGCGAGGTGGTGGGCCACGCCAAGGAGGTTGGAGAGAAGG CCCTTACCGATGCCCTAAAGAAAGCCCAAGAGTCAGGGGACAGGGTGGTGAAGGAGGTCACTGAGAAGGTCACTCACACCATCACTGATGCCGTTACCCACGCTGCAGAAGGCCTGGGCAAACTGGGACAGTGA